The Actinomycetota bacterium genome contains a region encoding:
- the carA gene encoding glutamine-hydrolyzing carbamoyl-phosphate synthase small subunit produces the protein MTQVEPSLHEQAVLVLEDGRVMHGERYGASGVTFGEAVFSTGMSGYQETLTDPSYHRQVVIMTAPHIGNTGVNLEDAESSQIWVAGYVVRDPSRLSSNWRATGDLAQALAAQGIVGISGIDTRALTRHLRERGAMRVGIFTGEFANRSTEELLAEVQASPGMVGASLTDDVSTDEAYVVPAIGERLFTVAAIDLGIKTMTPHRLAERGVEVHVLPASASIQEIYAIDPDGVFFSNGPGDPATADDAVTTMQAVLAKRTPIFGICFGNQVLGRALGLGTYKLRYGHRGINQPVQDLRTGKVAVTAHNHGFAVDAPRDGEFDTPYGKAIVSHVCLNDDVVEGLRCLETPAFSVQYHPEAAAGPHDSAYLFDEFIELMQSNRKVRA, from the coding sequence ATGACCCAGGTAGAACCATCGCTTCACGAACAAGCAGTATTGGTACTTGAAGACGGGCGCGTCATGCACGGCGAGCGCTACGGCGCTTCTGGTGTGACCTTCGGCGAAGCAGTGTTCTCCACGGGCATGTCCGGCTACCAGGAGACGCTGACTGACCCTTCCTACCACCGTCAAGTTGTCATCATGACTGCGCCGCACATCGGCAACACAGGCGTCAATCTTGAAGACGCGGAATCAAGCCAGATCTGGGTTGCCGGATACGTCGTGCGCGATCCCTCGCGCCTTTCATCCAACTGGCGCGCCACCGGTGATCTGGCCCAAGCCCTTGCAGCGCAAGGCATTGTCGGGATCAGCGGCATCGACACTCGCGCATTGACTCGACATCTGCGAGAGCGCGGCGCGATGCGGGTCGGTATTTTCACCGGCGAATTCGCGAACAGGTCAACAGAAGAACTCCTTGCTGAGGTGCAGGCCAGTCCCGGCATGGTCGGCGCGAGCCTGACTGACGATGTCAGCACTGATGAGGCCTATGTCGTGCCAGCTATCGGCGAGCGACTGTTCACCGTTGCCGCGATTGATCTCGGCATCAAGACGATGACCCCGCATCGGCTGGCCGAGCGCGGAGTCGAAGTACACGTGCTTCCTGCCTCCGCGTCGATTCAGGAGATCTACGCCATTGATCCCGACGGTGTGTTCTTCTCCAATGGTCCCGGTGACCCAGCCACCGCCGATGACGCCGTCACAACCATGCAGGCCGTGCTTGCAAAGCGCACGCCCATCTTCGGGATCTGCTTCGGCAACCAGGTACTGGGCCGTGCCTTGGGGCTTGGCACCTACAAGCTTCGATACGGGCACCGTGGCATCAATCAGCCAGTGCAGGATCTGCGCACTGGCAAGGTTGCGGTCACCGCGCACAACCACGGCTTCGCAGTTGATGCGCCTCGCGATGGCGAGTTCGACACGCCGTATGGCAAGGCCATCGTCAGTCATGTATGCCTGAACGACGACGTGGTCGAAGGGCTTCGCTGCCTGGAGACTCCCGCATTCAGCGTTCAGTACCACCCTGAAGCCGCTGCCGGTCCTCATGATTCGGCGTACCTGTTCGACGAGTTCATTGAATTAATGCAGAGCAATCGAAAGGTGCGTGCCTGA
- a CDS encoding dihydroorotase, translating to MTAIVIQGVRPYGEDAVDLVINDGVITEILAPGTGVGTIIEADGLIALPGFVDLHTHLREPGREDAETIETGSQAAALGGFTCVHAMANTDPVADTAGVVEQVWRIGREIGLVDVRPVGAVTVGLEGTQLSEIGAMANSAAGVTVFSDDGKCVHDALLMRRALEYVKAFGGVVAQHAQEPRLTENAQMNEGELSGRLGMVGWPAVAEEAIIARDVLLAEHVGSRLHACHVSTAGSVEVIRWAKSRGVNVTAEVTPHHLLLTEDLVASYDPVYKVNPPLRSTADVLALREALADGTIDAVATDHAPHPHEHKDCEWGSAAMGMLGLQTAFSVVMETMIEPGLLDWRAVADRMSVRPARIGGIATQGHSIEVGALANIVVVDPNARWTVVPEELASKSSNTPYAAREFPGVVVHTFFEGRPTVIGGKIA from the coding sequence ATGACCGCGATCGTCATCCAGGGGGTGCGCCCCTATGGGGAGGATGCCGTTGATCTGGTCATCAACGATGGCGTGATCACCGAGATCCTTGCTCCCGGTACCGGAGTCGGCACCATCATCGAAGCTGATGGTCTGATTGCGCTTCCCGGCTTTGTCGATCTTCACACTCATCTGCGTGAGCCGGGCCGCGAGGATGCCGAGACCATCGAAACCGGCTCGCAGGCTGCCGCACTTGGTGGATTCACCTGCGTGCACGCAATGGCCAATACCGATCCGGTTGCCGATACGGCAGGCGTCGTGGAGCAGGTCTGGCGTATCGGTCGTGAGATCGGGCTCGTTGATGTGCGCCCGGTTGGTGCAGTGACCGTTGGGCTTGAAGGCACGCAGCTTTCTGAGATCGGCGCCATGGCCAATTCGGCTGCTGGCGTCACCGTGTTCAGTGATGATGGCAAGTGCGTGCACGATGCCTTGCTGATGCGACGAGCGCTGGAATATGTGAAGGCATTCGGGGGAGTGGTTGCCCAGCATGCGCAGGAGCCGCGTCTCACCGAGAACGCGCAGATGAATGAAGGTGAGCTGTCTGGTCGCCTCGGCATGGTCGGCTGGCCAGCGGTTGCTGAAGAGGCAATCATCGCTCGCGACGTACTGCTTGCCGAGCATGTCGGTTCGCGTCTGCACGCCTGCCATGTCTCAACGGCCGGCTCGGTCGAAGTCATTCGCTGGGCCAAGAGTCGCGGGGTCAACGTCACCGCTGAGGTCACGCCCCATCACTTGCTGCTCACTGAAGATCTCGTGGCCAGTTATGACCCGGTTTACAAAGTCAACCCACCGCTTCGCAGCACAGCAGATGTTCTTGCGCTGCGCGAGGCGCTTGCCGATGGCACCATCGATGCAGTTGCCACCGATCACGCGCCACACCCCCATGAACACAAGGACTGCGAGTGGGGCTCGGCCGCAATGGGAATGCTCGGTCTGCAGACCGCATTCAGCGTCGTCATGGAAACCATGATCGAGCCTGGACTTCTGGACTGGCGCGCAGTTGCTGATCGCATGTCGGTGCGTCCAGCTCGCATCGGTGGCATTGCCACGCAGGGGCATTCGATCGAGGTCGGCGCGCTTGCCAACATTGTTGTGGTTGATCCCAATGCCCGCTGGACAGTCGTGCCCGAAGAGCTCGCGTCCAAGAGCTCGAATACTCCTTACGCAGCACGAGAGTTCCCCGGAGTCGTCGTGCACACATTCTTTGAAGGTCGACCAACAGTGATAGGTGGCAAAATCGCATGA
- a CDS encoding aspartate carbamoyltransferase catalytic subunit yields the protein MMRHLLSAGDLDRDAALLILDTAAEMSALSDRSVKKLPTLRGRTVVNLFFEDSTRTRISFELAAKRLSADVINFAAKGSSVSKGESLKDTALTLEAMGADAVVIRHWDSGAPYRLAHADWIGGSVINAGDGTHEHPTQALLDAYTMRRHLRDGQGDLDGVRVGIVGDVLHSRVARSNVLLLQTLGAEVTLVAPPTLLPIGIEKWPCEVSYHIDEVLPKVDAIMMLRVQSERMKDAYFPTAREYSRLYGLGGDRMRLLPEHAIVMHPGPMNRGMEISAEVADSAQAVMVEQVANGVSVRMAVLYLLLGGAKELSE from the coding sequence CTGATGCGTCATCTGCTCTCCGCCGGCGACCTGGATCGTGATGCGGCATTGCTGATCCTCGACACTGCTGCTGAGATGTCAGCCTTGTCGGATCGCAGTGTCAAGAAGCTGCCGACTCTGCGTGGTCGCACTGTGGTGAATCTGTTCTTCGAGGACTCCACCCGCACTCGCATCTCCTTTGAACTGGCTGCCAAGCGCCTTTCGGCCGATGTCATCAACTTCGCGGCCAAAGGCTCTTCAGTGTCCAAGGGTGAGAGCTTGAAGGACACGGCTTTGACCCTTGAGGCCATGGGCGCGGATGCTGTGGTGATTCGACACTGGGATTCCGGTGCGCCCTATCGCCTTGCGCACGCCGACTGGATTGGCGGCTCAGTCATCAACGCCGGTGATGGCACGCATGAGCACCCAACGCAGGCCCTGCTTGACGCCTACACGATGCGCAGGCATCTGCGCGATGGACAAGGCGATCTTGATGGCGTTCGGGTGGGCATCGTCGGCGATGTTCTGCACAGCCGAGTTGCGCGATCTAATGTGCTGCTGTTGCAGACTCTTGGAGCCGAAGTCACACTCGTTGCGCCACCGACTCTGCTGCCGATCGGCATCGAGAAGTGGCCATGTGAGGTCAGCTATCACATCGACGAAGTGCTGCCCAAGGTCGACGCGATCATGATGCTGCGCGTGCAGTCTGAGCGTATGAAGGACGCCTACTTCCCAACAGCGCGCGAGTACAGCCGCTTGTATGGACTGGGTGGTGACCGAATGCGACTGCTCCCCGAGCATGCAATCGTGATGCATCCCGGTCCGATGAACCGCGGCATGGAGATTTCTGCTGAAGTCGCGGACAGCGCTCAGGCCGTGATGGTCGAGCAGGTCGCCAATGGCGTCAGCGTTCGGATGGCAGTGCTGTATCTGTTACTCGGTGGGGCAAAGGAGTTGAGCGAATGA
- the pyrR gene encoding bifunctional pyr operon transcriptional regulator/uracil phosphoribosyltransferase PyrR: MDSARAHDLRTVLSGDDIARASRRIAHEIVEKAKGASDLVILGIPTRGVYLAQRIAAAISDIEGVEVPVGALDITLYRDDLRLQPPRALEPTSIPSGGIDGKTVVLVDDVLYSGRTIRAALDALNDVGRPAAVRLAVLVDRGHRELPIRPDYVGKNIPTSSTEQVFVRLSELDGTDAVEIADGAGA; the protein is encoded by the coding sequence ATGGACTCTGCACGCGCGCACGATCTTCGGACCGTGCTCTCCGGCGACGATATCGCCCGAGCCAGCCGCCGCATCGCCCACGAGATCGTTGAAAAGGCCAAAGGCGCATCCGACCTGGTGATCCTTGGCATTCCCACCCGAGGCGTCTATCTCGCGCAGCGCATCGCCGCTGCGATCTCAGATATCGAAGGCGTCGAAGTTCCGGTTGGGGCGCTGGACATCACCTTGTATCGCGATGACCTGCGTCTACAGCCTCCGCGCGCCCTTGAGCCCACATCGATCCCCTCGGGTGGCATCGATGGCAAGACCGTGGTGCTTGTCGACGACGTCCTCTATTCAGGTCGCACGATCCGCGCTGCGCTTGACGCGCTCAACGATGTCGGTCGTCCAGCTGCGGTGCGCTTGGCGGTGCTCGTTGACCGAGGGCATCGCGAACTGCCGATTCGGCCCGACTACGTCGGCAAGAACATTCCCACCTCGTCAACTGAGCAGGTGTTTGTGCGCTTGAGCGAACTCGATGGCACCGACGCCGTTGAGATCGCCGATGGGGCAGGTGCCTGA
- a CDS encoding type II toxin-antitoxin system death-on-curing family toxin: MIYLTLDELLLVAERAIGQQVLIRDAGLLESALARPQTVLFGEDAYPDIHTKAAALLQSICSNHALVDGNKRLALAGAIAFLGVNGWQLTLTNDEAYDLVIAVASGELDDLGSLAARLRTGSQER, translated from the coding sequence GTGATCTACCTGACCCTGGACGAGCTGCTACTAGTCGCCGAGCGGGCGATCGGGCAGCAGGTGCTGATCCGCGACGCAGGGCTACTTGAGTCTGCCTTGGCGCGACCACAGACCGTGCTCTTCGGTGAAGACGCCTACCCCGACATTCACACCAAAGCTGCGGCGCTTCTTCAATCGATTTGTTCAAATCACGCCTTAGTCGACGGCAACAAGCGTCTAGCGCTTGCAGGAGCCATAGCCTTTCTTGGCGTCAACGGCTGGCAGTTGACGCTCACCAACGATGAGGCCTATGACCTCGTGATTGCTGTTGCTTCAGGTGAACTCGACGATCTGGGAAGCCTCGCGGCCCGATTACGGACTGGGTCTCAAGAGCGCTAG
- a CDS encoding cupin domain-containing protein, translating to MTEKFYGHFPDRVAWDLPLSDTTTEASGGFHTFSATDITGKAAALTRSGELGLSVSRYRAEGGENGLHSHPGDSIWYVIDGEATFWAADDVLLGELKVNDGIMVPGGAPYRFKCTTDAVLLRFAPGPPPKR from the coding sequence GTGACAGAGAAGTTCTACGGGCACTTTCCCGACCGCGTTGCTTGGGACTTGCCCTTGTCAGATACGACCACTGAAGCCTCCGGCGGCTTTCACACCTTCTCGGCCACCGACATCACCGGCAAGGCTGCTGCACTGACGCGCAGTGGCGAACTTGGCCTTTCGGTCAGTCGCTATCGCGCAGAAGGCGGCGAGAACGGATTACACTCCCACCCCGGAGATTCCATTTGGTACGTCATTGATGGCGAAGCCACCTTCTGGGCTGCCGATGACGTGCTGCTCGGTGAGTTGAAGGTCAATGACGGCATCATGGTTCCCGGCGGCGCGCCCTATCGCTTCAAGTGCACCACCGACGCCGTGCTGCTTCGCTTTGCACCAGGACCCCCACCAAAGCGATGA
- a CDS encoding TfoX/Sxy family protein, whose product MSTDRAFVDYVLEQLSARDMRANPMFGEYGLYCKDKIIGLICDNTMFIKPTDEGVAFAGRIGRGEPYPGAKPQLKISKAKLADTDWLEQLVGITYAALPAPKPKKPKAARKN is encoded by the coding sequence ATGAGCACCGACCGCGCATTCGTGGACTACGTGTTGGAGCAACTGTCTGCGCGCGATATGCGTGCGAATCCGATGTTCGGTGAGTACGGGCTCTACTGCAAGGACAAGATCATCGGATTGATCTGCGACAACACCATGTTCATCAAGCCAACTGATGAAGGTGTGGCATTCGCTGGTCGCATCGGCCGCGGTGAGCCCTACCCCGGAGCCAAGCCGCAATTGAAGATCAGCAAGGCCAAGCTTGCAGATACGGACTGGCTGGAACAGCTCGTGGGCATCACCTACGCCGCGCTTCCTGCTCCCAAACCGAAGAAGCCCAAGGCAGCAAGGAAGAACTAA
- the pyk gene encoding pyruvate kinase yields MRRAKIVATMGPATADIEAIRGLVEAGMDVARLNLSHGSYEQHESVYRLIRQAADESGRGIGVLADLQGPKIRLGRFAAGPVLLTEGEEFIVTTEEVPGDKFIVSTSYLGLPQDVHPGDSVLVDDGRIALEVVRVEGPRVITRVVEGGRVSDHKGFNLPGAAMSVPAMSAKDRGDLRWALRIGCDMIALSFVRSATDIEDVHAIMAEEGVRIPVLAKVEKPQAVENLQEIINAFDGVMVARGDLGVELPLEQVPLVQKRAIHMCREAGKPVIVATQMLDSMISAKRPTRAEASDVANAVLDGADALMLSGETSVGAHPNTVVQTMARIIEHVEGEALGRLPGLDEPRAGSTNRALTHAAVMVADDVDATHLIAFTETGLSARLIARWRSATRLLAFTPDPRVRSQLALCWGVETFLVSQVEHTDDMVMQVDKALLDIGRVAPGERVVIVAGVPPGVPGTTNGMRVHRIGSSGRGSGV; encoded by the coding sequence ATGCGCAGGGCAAAGATCGTTGCCACGATGGGCCCGGCTACCGCCGACATTGAAGCCATTCGTGGACTTGTGGAAGCCGGAATGGATGTCGCACGGCTGAATCTCTCCCACGGCAGCTACGAGCAGCATGAGTCGGTCTATCGCCTGATTCGCCAAGCCGCAGATGAATCTGGCCGCGGCATCGGCGTCCTTGCTGATCTGCAGGGTCCCAAGATTCGCCTTGGCCGATTTGCTGCAGGCCCGGTACTGCTCACCGAAGGTGAGGAGTTCATCGTCACCACTGAAGAAGTGCCCGGTGACAAGTTCATCGTCTCGACTTCCTATCTGGGGCTTCCCCAGGATGTGCACCCCGGCGACAGTGTGCTGGTCGATGACGGACGCATCGCACTTGAGGTCGTGCGCGTTGAAGGCCCACGAGTCATCACGCGGGTCGTAGAAGGTGGCCGAGTCTCAGATCACAAGGGCTTCAATCTTCCCGGCGCTGCTATGAGCGTCCCGGCAATGTCGGCAAAGGACCGCGGTGATCTGCGCTGGGCCCTTCGCATCGGCTGCGACATGATCGCGCTGTCCTTTGTGCGCAGCGCAACCGATATTGAAGACGTCCACGCCATCATGGCCGAGGAGGGCGTGCGCATCCCGGTGCTGGCCAAGGTTGAGAAGCCACAGGCCGTTGAGAACCTGCAGGAGATCATCAACGCCTTTGATGGCGTGATGGTGGCCCGTGGAGATCTTGGCGTCGAACTGCCTCTTGAGCAGGTACCGCTGGTGCAGAAGCGCGCCATTCATATGTGCCGTGAAGCAGGCAAGCCGGTGATTGTTGCAACCCAGATGCTGGACAGCATGATCAGCGCCAAGCGCCCAACAAGAGCCGAAGCTAGCGACGTCGCCAACGCAGTGCTCGACGGTGCCGACGCCTTGATGCTTTCCGGTGAGACCAGTGTTGGCGCGCACCCCAACACCGTTGTGCAGACGATGGCCCGCATCATCGAGCACGTCGAAGGCGAAGCACTTGGGCGCCTGCCTGGACTGGATGAGCCGCGCGCGGGCTCCACCAATCGCGCACTGACGCACGCAGCCGTGATGGTCGCCGACGATGTCGATGCCACTCACTTGATCGCCTTCACCGAAACCGGACTTTCGGCTCGACTCATCGCCCGTTGGCGCAGTGCGACCAGGCTGCTGGCCTTCACACCGGATCCGCGGGTCCGCAGCCAACTGGCGCTGTGCTGGGGAGTGGAGACCTTCCTGGTCTCTCAGGTCGAGCACACCGATGACATGGTCATGCAGGTCGACAAGGCGCTGCTGGACATCGGACGCGTCGCACCAGGGGAGCGCGTGGTGATTGTTGCTGGCGTGCCACCAGGTGTGCCAGGCACCACCAACGGCATGCGCGTGCATCGCATCGGCAGTTCAGGCCGCGGCTCCGGCGTTTAG
- a CDS encoding glutamate synthase subunit beta, which yields MADPRGFLNVGRELPTRRPVDVRLQDWSEVYEEFDSAQVRTQASRCMDCGIPFCHNGCPLGNQIPEWNDLVYSDDWEAAIEWLHATNNFPEFTGRLCPAPCETACVLGINQDPVTIKQVEVSIIDRAWDEGWVQPRVPDAVSGLTVAVIGSGPAGLAAAQQLARVGHTVAVYERADRIGGLLRYGIPEFKMEKSVLDRRLAQMEAEGVRFRPGVDIGIDFTGQDIRRRYDAVILAIGATKWRDLDVPGRELRGVYQAMEILPLANRVQEGDIDESPLDVKGKHVVIIGGGDTGADCLGTSHRQGAASVTQLEILPTPPQTRPGTQPWPTYPMIYRTSSAHEEGGERLFAVSTTHFVDDGTGQVKALALVDVEPFEGGFRPVAGSEREIPADVVMLAMGFTGPEADALVEQFDLSLDGRGNINRDAAYATEVEGVFVAGDAGRGQSLIVWAIAEGRAAASAVDAYLTGQTTLPSPIASTVRQLMA from the coding sequence ATGGCTGATCCAAGAGGTTTTCTGAATGTCGGACGCGAACTGCCCACGCGCAGGCCAGTTGATGTTCGCTTGCAGGACTGGAGCGAGGTCTACGAGGAGTTCGACTCCGCGCAGGTGCGTACGCAGGCCAGTCGTTGCATGGACTGCGGCATACCGTTCTGTCACAACGGCTGCCCGCTGGGCAACCAGATCCCAGAGTGGAATGACCTCGTCTATAGCGATGACTGGGAAGCAGCCATCGAATGGCTGCACGCCACAAACAACTTCCCTGAGTTCACTGGGCGCTTGTGCCCGGCGCCTTGCGAAACGGCATGCGTGCTGGGCATCAATCAGGATCCAGTGACCATCAAGCAGGTCGAGGTCTCGATCATCGATCGCGCGTGGGACGAAGGCTGGGTCCAGCCTCGTGTGCCTGACGCGGTCTCGGGCCTGACTGTTGCCGTCATCGGCTCTGGACCGGCGGGTCTGGCAGCAGCGCAGCAACTGGCTCGCGTGGGTCACACGGTTGCGGTCTATGAGCGTGCCGATCGCATTGGTGGCTTGCTGCGCTACGGCATCCCTGAGTTCAAGATGGAGAAGAGCGTTCTTGATAGACGCCTGGCGCAGATGGAGGCCGAAGGCGTTCGATTCCGTCCCGGTGTCGACATCGGCATCGACTTCACGGGCCAGGACATTCGTCGTCGATATGACGCAGTGATCCTTGCCATCGGCGCAACGAAGTGGCGTGATCTGGACGTGCCGGGTCGTGAATTGCGCGGGGTCTACCAGGCCATGGAGATCCTGCCCTTGGCCAATCGCGTGCAGGAAGGCGATATCGACGAGTCACCGCTGGATGTCAAGGGCAAGCACGTGGTCATCATCGGTGGCGGAGACACTGGTGCTGACTGCCTGGGCACCTCGCATCGTCAAGGTGCGGCCTCAGTGACGCAGCTGGAGATTCTTCCTACTCCGCCGCAGACTCGTCCAGGCACACAGCCATGGCCGACCTACCCGATGATCTACCGCACCTCCAGCGCTCATGAAGAAGGCGGCGAGCGGCTGTTCGCGGTCTCCACCACGCATTTCGTCGATGATGGCACCGGGCAGGTCAAGGCACTGGCACTTGTCGATGTCGAGCCCTTTGAAGGTGGCTTCCGACCAGTTGCCGGTTCAGAGCGAGAGATTCCTGCCGATGTCGTGATGCTGGCGATGGGCTTCACCGGCCCTGAAGCCGACGCCTTGGTCGAGCAGTTTGATCTCAGCCTCGATGGCCGCGGCAACATCAATCGTGATGCCGCCTATGCCACAGAGGTCGAGGGAGTCTTTGTTGCTGGCGACGCTGGACGAGGCCAATCGCTGATCGTGTGGGCGATTGCCGAAGGTCGCGCAGCCGCTTCCGCTGTTGACGCATATCTGACTGGCCAGACCACCTTGCCTTCGCCGATTGCATCGACAGTTCGCCAGCTCATGGCCTAG